The following DNA comes from Phycisphaerae bacterium.
CAACGACCAACATATCACTGATTTTTTCCAGTTCTGCCATGAGAATCGGGACCTGATCTCGGACGTTGGCATGATTCCTTTGACGGAGAATTGGCAGCCCGGGACGTTTGAAGCAGGTGTGCACACGACGATGGAGGATGTGGAGGAGATCGTCAAGCAGAGTATCCCGGGCGGGGAGGTCGAGTTCGTTCCCGCGGGGCTTTCCTATGCCCTGAGACAACCCCGTTCCTTCTTCCGCAAGAACCCGCGTTCCGAGGTCTTGTTGTTGGCCGGCGCAGCGCCGAACTGTGAGTCGATGACGCTGTTGATCTCGGACGGTAAGACTTACCGGGGCATCAACCGCTACTTGAGGAAGCCCTTCCATCAGGTGGTCGTGGAGCTTGCGGCTCTTTCGCGCAAGCTCGAGCCTTCGCTGGACCGTTTGGACCGCAACCGCTTCTTGCCGCGCCTTCGCGGGCAGGTGTTGGTTTTGTGGACCTTGCTGCCGTGGATGTTCTCGCGGATCAGGTTTGGTCGCCTGATCGGCAACCCGTTCTCGGCCCTGGGCCGGCTGATCTTCGGCCGGTCGTGCCGTCTTCCGGCCGGCGAAAAGGCCAAGCCGCGGCGAGCGCGGCGGGTACTTCGGGTGGCGATGCTGCCGTTCGAGGAGGAGCACTCGATTGACGCCGCGCGGCTGGAGAAGTGCAAGGGTGTTTTCGCCTACGAAGACACCGAGGATGGCCGGGTCAAGTACATTCCGGCGTGCCTCTGGTATCCTTACCGCAACCCGATCCTCGAGAAGCTCTCGAAGAAGTACGGCATCTGTCACCAGGGGGACGAGAAAGGGGTGTCGGAGGGTGGCTGCGATGGCGGGCCGACGCCGGATCGCCCGGCGCGTGAGGAGGTCGCCTGCGGATAGCGCGGGCG
Coding sequences within:
- a CDS encoding radical SAM protein, with protein sequence MEDVNLGLCNQCRARVPSEFFPKDGQMWIRKTCPTCGTTESMVSSCAQTWQAKRDLWQYVPMERVACRMNCDRCGINHQPNIVFVDVTNRCNMNCPICIATIKGMGFDFNPPMAYFEKLFGEVARLEPKPVVLLFGGEPTVRNDLLEIIATAKRNGLRPHVVTNGIRLANEEYCRKLCDSLVPFRFGFDGRDPAIYEKLRHNRSAYDKKMKALANLRKYSRRKHTIIATVGRGFNDQHITDFFQFCHENRDLISDVGMIPLTENWQPGTFEAGVHTTMEDVEEIVKQSIPGGEVEFVPAGLSYALRQPRSFFRKNPRSEVLLLAGAAPNCESMTLLISDGKTYRGINRYLRKPFHQVVVELAALSRKLEPSLDRLDRNRFLPRLRGQVLVLWTLLPWMFSRIRFGRLIGNPFSALGRLIFGRSCRLPAGEKAKPRRARRVLRVAMLPFEEEHSIDAARLEKCKGVFAYEDTEDGRVKYIPACLWYPYRNPILEKLSKKYGICHQGDEKGVSEGGCDGGPTPDRPAREEVACG